A window of the Acanthochromis polyacanthus isolate Apoly-LR-REF ecotype Palm Island chromosome 10, KAUST_Apoly_ChrSc, whole genome shotgun sequence genome harbors these coding sequences:
- the LOC110970491 gene encoding zinc finger protein ubi-d4-like isoform X1: MAAAVDSVVKVLGEQYYRDAMEQCHSYNARLCAERSILMPFLDSQTGVAQSNCYIWMEKRHRSAGVAPGQLYTYPARRWRKKRRSHPPEDPRLAFPPLKAADLELGLKRDTLGAVDGSSLEALLKGEPLDRRSGVSDARGPEDDSATVEPPATSTATHTSSGRIRKRVLDHDDYLDDLDDEDFEDETPKRRGKSKSKGRSDKNGKKKTEAAAAALEERDKPYACDICGKRYKNRPGLSYHYTHSHLAEEEGEDREEIEAPPTPRQPEEQKTTKKGPNGLALPNDYCDFCLGDSTLNQKTGQSEELVSCSDCGRSGHPTCLQFTPVMMAAVKTYRWQCIECKCCNVCGTSENDDQLLFCDDCDRGYHMYCLTPPMTEPPEGSWSCHLCLALLKDKASIYQQNQSSTPE, encoded by the exons ATGGCGGCGGCCGTCGACAGTGTTGTGAAAGT GCTTGGAGAGCAGTATTACAGAGATGCTATGGAGCAGTGTCACAGTTACAATGCTCGTCTGTGTGCTGAGCGCAGCATCCTCATGCCTTTCCTGGACTCTCAGACTGGTGTGGCTCAGTCTAACTGTTACATCTGGATGGAGAAGAGACACCGGAGTGCAG GTGTAGCTCCAGGTCAGCTGTACACCTACCCTGCTCGTCGCTGGAGAAAGAAACGGCGTTCTCACCCCCCTGAGGACCCCCGCTTGGCATTTCCTCCTCTCAAAGCAG CAGATTTGGAGCTGGGTCTGAAGCGTGATACCTTGGGAGCTGTGGACGGCAGCAGTTTGGAGGCGCTGCTGAAAGGGGAGCCTCTTGATAGGAGGAGTGGCGTGTCGGACGCCCGTGGCCCTGAGGACGATTCAGCCACTGTAGAACCTCCTGCCACATCAACAGCCACTCACACATCCTCCGGGCGCATCCGTAAG AGAGTACTGGACCATGATGATTATTTGGATGATTTGGATGATGAAGACTTTGAGGATGAAACCCCCAAGAGACGAGGCAAGAGCAAGTCCAAG GGCCGCAGTGACAAGAATGGCAAGAAGAAAAcagaggctgcagctgcagcactgGAGGAGAGGGATAAACCTTACGCCTGCGACA tctgtgGGAAGCGCTACAAGAACCGTCCTGGCCTGAGCTACCACTATACACACTCTCACCTGGCCGAGGAGGAGGGCGAGGACCGCGAGGAGATCGAGGCACCACCCACTCCTCGCCAGCCTGAGGAGCAGAAGA CAACTAAGAAGGGTCCCAACGGACTGGCACTGCCCAATGATTACTGTGACTTCTGCCTGGGAGACTCCACCTTAAACCAGAAGACTGGCCAGTCAGAAGAGCTGGTATCCTGCTCCGACTGTGGACGCTCAG GCCACCCGACGTGCCTGCAGTTCACTCCAGTGATGATGGCCGCAGTGAAGACCTACCGCTGGCAGTGCATCGAGTGCAAGTGCTGCAACGTTTGTGGCACCTCAGAGAATGAT GACCAGCTGCTGTTCTGTGACGACTGTGACCGAGGCTATCACATGTACTGTCTAACTCCACCTATGACTGAACCACCGGAGG GGAGCTGGAGCTGCCACCTGTGCCTGGCTCTGCTGAAGGACAAAGCCTCCATATACCAGCAGAACCAGAGCTCCACCCCTGAGTGA
- the LOC110970491 gene encoding zinc finger protein ubi-d4-like isoform X3, with protein sequence MAAAVDSVVKVLGEQYYRDAMEQCHSYNARLCAERSILMPFLDSQTGVAQSNCYIWMEKRHRSAGVAPGQLYTYPARRWRKKRRSHPPEDPRLAFPPLKAADLELGLKRDTLGAVDGSSLEALLKGEPLDRRSGVSDARGPEDDSATVEPPATSTATHTSSGRIRKRVLDHDDYLDDLDDEDFEDETPKRRGKSKSKGRSDKNGKKKTEAAAAALEERDKPYACDTTKKGPNGLALPNDYCDFCLGDSTLNQKTGQSEELVSCSDCGRSGHPTCLQFTPVMMAAVKTYRWQCIECKCCNVCGTSENDDQLLFCDDCDRGYHMYCLTPPMTEPPEGSWSCHLCLALLKDKASIYQQNQSSTPE encoded by the exons ATGGCGGCGGCCGTCGACAGTGTTGTGAAAGT GCTTGGAGAGCAGTATTACAGAGATGCTATGGAGCAGTGTCACAGTTACAATGCTCGTCTGTGTGCTGAGCGCAGCATCCTCATGCCTTTCCTGGACTCTCAGACTGGTGTGGCTCAGTCTAACTGTTACATCTGGATGGAGAAGAGACACCGGAGTGCAG GTGTAGCTCCAGGTCAGCTGTACACCTACCCTGCTCGTCGCTGGAGAAAGAAACGGCGTTCTCACCCCCCTGAGGACCCCCGCTTGGCATTTCCTCCTCTCAAAGCAG CAGATTTGGAGCTGGGTCTGAAGCGTGATACCTTGGGAGCTGTGGACGGCAGCAGTTTGGAGGCGCTGCTGAAAGGGGAGCCTCTTGATAGGAGGAGTGGCGTGTCGGACGCCCGTGGCCCTGAGGACGATTCAGCCACTGTAGAACCTCCTGCCACATCAACAGCCACTCACACATCCTCCGGGCGCATCCGTAAG AGAGTACTGGACCATGATGATTATTTGGATGATTTGGATGATGAAGACTTTGAGGATGAAACCCCCAAGAGACGAGGCAAGAGCAAGTCCAAG GGCCGCAGTGACAAGAATGGCAAGAAGAAAAcagaggctgcagctgcagcactgGAGGAGAGGGATAAACCTTACGCCTGCGACA CAACTAAGAAGGGTCCCAACGGACTGGCACTGCCCAATGATTACTGTGACTTCTGCCTGGGAGACTCCACCTTAAACCAGAAGACTGGCCAGTCAGAAGAGCTGGTATCCTGCTCCGACTGTGGACGCTCAG GCCACCCGACGTGCCTGCAGTTCACTCCAGTGATGATGGCCGCAGTGAAGACCTACCGCTGGCAGTGCATCGAGTGCAAGTGCTGCAACGTTTGTGGCACCTCAGAGAATGAT GACCAGCTGCTGTTCTGTGACGACTGTGACCGAGGCTATCACATGTACTGTCTAACTCCACCTATGACTGAACCACCGGAGG GGAGCTGGAGCTGCCACCTGTGCCTGGCTCTGCTGAAGGACAAAGCCTCCATATACCAGCAGAACCAGAGCTCCACCCCTGAGTGA
- the LOC110970491 gene encoding zinc finger protein ubi-d4-like isoform X2: MAAAVDSVVKVLGEQYYRDAMEQCHSYNARLCAERSILMPFLDSQTGVAQSNCYIWMEKRHRSAGVAPGQLYTYPARRWRKKRRSHPPEDPRLAFPPLKADLELGLKRDTLGAVDGSSLEALLKGEPLDRRSGVSDARGPEDDSATVEPPATSTATHTSSGRIRKRVLDHDDYLDDLDDEDFEDETPKRRGKSKSKGRSDKNGKKKTEAAAAALEERDKPYACDICGKRYKNRPGLSYHYTHSHLAEEEGEDREEIEAPPTPRQPEEQKTTKKGPNGLALPNDYCDFCLGDSTLNQKTGQSEELVSCSDCGRSGHPTCLQFTPVMMAAVKTYRWQCIECKCCNVCGTSENDDQLLFCDDCDRGYHMYCLTPPMTEPPEGSWSCHLCLALLKDKASIYQQNQSSTPE; the protein is encoded by the exons ATGGCGGCGGCCGTCGACAGTGTTGTGAAAGT GCTTGGAGAGCAGTATTACAGAGATGCTATGGAGCAGTGTCACAGTTACAATGCTCGTCTGTGTGCTGAGCGCAGCATCCTCATGCCTTTCCTGGACTCTCAGACTGGTGTGGCTCAGTCTAACTGTTACATCTGGATGGAGAAGAGACACCGGAGTGCAG GTGTAGCTCCAGGTCAGCTGTACACCTACCCTGCTCGTCGCTGGAGAAAGAAACGGCGTTCTCACCCCCCTGAGGACCCCCGCTTGGCATTTCCTCCTCTCAAAGCAG ATTTGGAGCTGGGTCTGAAGCGTGATACCTTGGGAGCTGTGGACGGCAGCAGTTTGGAGGCGCTGCTGAAAGGGGAGCCTCTTGATAGGAGGAGTGGCGTGTCGGACGCCCGTGGCCCTGAGGACGATTCAGCCACTGTAGAACCTCCTGCCACATCAACAGCCACTCACACATCCTCCGGGCGCATCCGTAAG AGAGTACTGGACCATGATGATTATTTGGATGATTTGGATGATGAAGACTTTGAGGATGAAACCCCCAAGAGACGAGGCAAGAGCAAGTCCAAG GGCCGCAGTGACAAGAATGGCAAGAAGAAAAcagaggctgcagctgcagcactgGAGGAGAGGGATAAACCTTACGCCTGCGACA tctgtgGGAAGCGCTACAAGAACCGTCCTGGCCTGAGCTACCACTATACACACTCTCACCTGGCCGAGGAGGAGGGCGAGGACCGCGAGGAGATCGAGGCACCACCCACTCCTCGCCAGCCTGAGGAGCAGAAGA CAACTAAGAAGGGTCCCAACGGACTGGCACTGCCCAATGATTACTGTGACTTCTGCCTGGGAGACTCCACCTTAAACCAGAAGACTGGCCAGTCAGAAGAGCTGGTATCCTGCTCCGACTGTGGACGCTCAG GCCACCCGACGTGCCTGCAGTTCACTCCAGTGATGATGGCCGCAGTGAAGACCTACCGCTGGCAGTGCATCGAGTGCAAGTGCTGCAACGTTTGTGGCACCTCAGAGAATGAT GACCAGCTGCTGTTCTGTGACGACTGTGACCGAGGCTATCACATGTACTGTCTAACTCCACCTATGACTGAACCACCGGAGG GGAGCTGGAGCTGCCACCTGTGCCTGGCTCTGCTGAAGGACAAAGCCTCCATATACCAGCAGAACCAGAGCTCCACCCCTGAGTGA